From the Rhinolophus sinicus isolate RSC01 linkage group LG02, ASM3656204v1, whole genome shotgun sequence genome, one window contains:
- the GGA1 gene encoding ADP-ribosylation factor-binding protein GGA1 isoform X1, with protein sequence MEHEMEPETLEARINRATNPLNKELNWASINSFCEQLNEDFEGPPLATRLLAHKIQSPQEWEAIQALTVLETCMKSCGRRFHDEVGKFRFLNELIKVVSPKYLGSRTSEKVKNKVLELLYSWTVSLPEEVKIAEAYQMLKKQGIVKSDPKLPDDAILPLPPPRPKNVIFEDEEKSKMLARLLKSSHPEDLRAANKLIKEMVQEDQKRMEKISKRVSAIEEVNNNVKLLTEMVMSYSQGGAAAHSSEDLMKELYQRCERMRPTLFRLASDTEDNDEALAEILQANDNLTQVINLYKQLVRGEEVNGDAAAGSIPGSTSALLDLSGLDLPPAGTTYPAMPTCPGDQASPEQPSTSISLLDDELMSLGLSDPTPPSGPSLDGAGWNSFQSSDGAEAPASTPAPSLDSRPPTQTSLPGSSGLDDLDLLGKTLLQQSLPPESQQVRWEKQQPAPRLTLRDLQNKSSCSSPSSSAGGLLHTVSPEPPGPPQQPTQTELSLANVTVPLESIKPSSILPVTVYDQHGFRVLFHFARDPLPGRSDVLVVVVSMLSTAPQPIRNIVFQSAVPKVMKVKLQPPSGTELPAFNPIVHPSAITQVLLLANPQKEKVRLRYKLLFTMGDQTYNEMGDVDQFPPPETWGSL encoded by the exons GCCTCCACTTGCCACCCGGCTATTGGCCCACAAGATCCAGTCCCCACAGGAATGGGAGGCGATCCAGGCCCTGACG GTGCTGGAAACATGCATGAAGAGCTGCGGCAGGAGGTTCCACGACGAGGTGGGCAAGTTCCGCTTTCTCAACGAGCTCATCAAGGTCGTCTCTCCCAAG TACCTGGGCTCTCGGACATCAGAGAAGGTGAAGAACAAGGTCTTGGAGCTCCTGTACAGCTGGACGGTCAGCCTGCCTGAGGAAGTGAAGATCGCAGAGGCCTACCAGATGCTCAAGAAGCAGG GGATTGTGAAGTCGGACCCCAAGCTTCCAGATGATGCCATCTTGCCCCTTCCTCCTCCACGGCCCAAGAATGTGATCTTTGAAGACGAGGAGAAATCCAAG ATGCTGGCCCGCCTGCTGAAGAGCTCCCACCCCGAGGACCTCCGAGCGGCCAACAAACTCATCAAGGAGATGGTGCAAGAG GACCAGAAGCGGATGGAGAAAATCTCGAAGAGGGTGAGTGCCATCGAGGAGGTGAACAACAATGTGAAGCTGCTGACAGAGATGGTGATGAGCTACAGCCAGGGCGGCGCTGCGGCCCACAGCAGCGAGGACCTCATGAAG GAACTGTACCAGCGCTGTGAGCGAATGCGGCCCACACTCTTTCGACTGGCCAGTGACACAGAGGACAATGACGAGGCCTTAG CGGAGATCCTACAGGCCAATGACAACCTCACTCAGGTGATCAACCTGTACAAGCAGCTGGTGCGGGGAGAGGAGGTGAATGGTGATGCCGCTGCTGGCTCCATCCCCG GGAGCACCTCGGCCCTGTTGGACCTCTCAGGCCTGGATCTCCCTCCTGCGGGCACCACCTACCCAGCCATGCCCACCTGCCCTGGTGACCAGGCCAGCCCTGAGCAACCCAGCACCTCCATATCCCTGCTTGATGATGAGCTCATGTCTCTGG GCCTAAGTGACCCCACACCCCCTTCAGGGCCAAGCTTGGATGGTGCTGGATGGAACAGCTTCCAG TCATCTGATGGCGCAGAAGCCCCAGCCTCTACTCCGGCCCCCAGCTTGGATAGTCGGCCCCCAACGCAGACGTCCCTGCCTGGGAGCAGTGGTCTGGATGACCTGGACCTGCTGGGAAAGACCCTCCTGCAGCAGTCACTGCCTCCGGAGTCCCAACAAGTGCGGTG ggagaagcagcagccagCCCCCCGGCTCACGCTCCGGGACCTGCAGAATAAAAGCAGCTGCAGCTCGCCCAGCTCCAGTGCCGGCGGCCTCCTCCACACTGTGTCCCCTGAGCCCCCGGGGCCTCCGCAGCAGCCCACGCAGACAGAGCTCTCGCTGGCCAACGTTACTGTGCCCCTGGAGTCCATCAAACCCA GCAGCATCTTGCCGGTAACTGTGTACGACCAGCATGGCTTCCGGGTCCTCTTCCACTTCGCCCGAGACCCACTTCCCGGGCGCTCGGacgtgctggtggtggtggtgtctaTGCTGAGTACCGCCCCCCAGCCCATCCGCAACATCGTTTTCCAGTCAGCTGTCCCCAAG GTCATGAAAGTAAAGCTGCAGCCACCGTCAGGCACTGAGCTGCCAGCATTCAACCCCATCGTCCACCCCTCAGCTATCACCCAAGTCCTGCTCCTCGCCAACCCCCAGAAG GAGAAGGTTCGTCTCCGCTACAAGCTCCTCTTCACCATGGGCGACCAGACCTACAACGAGATGGGGGATGTGGACCAGTTCCCCCCACCTGAGACCTGGGGGAGCCTCTAG
- the GGA1 gene encoding ADP-ribosylation factor-binding protein GGA1 isoform X2: MKSCGRRFHDEVGKFRFLNELIKVVSPKYLGSRTSEKVKNKVLELLYSWTVSLPEEVKIAEAYQMLKKQGIVKSDPKLPDDAILPLPPPRPKNVIFEDEEKSKMLARLLKSSHPEDLRAANKLIKEMVQEDQKRMEKISKRVSAIEEVNNNVKLLTEMVMSYSQGGAAAHSSEDLMKELYQRCERMRPTLFRLASDTEDNDEALAEILQANDNLTQVINLYKQLVRGEEVNGDAAAGSIPGSTSALLDLSGLDLPPAGTTYPAMPTCPGDQASPEQPSTSISLLDDELMSLGLSDPTPPSGPSLDGAGWNSFQSSDGAEAPASTPAPSLDSRPPTQTSLPGSSGLDDLDLLGKTLLQQSLPPESQQVRWEKQQPAPRLTLRDLQNKSSCSSPSSSAGGLLHTVSPEPPGPPQQPTQTELSLANVTVPLESIKPSSILPVTVYDQHGFRVLFHFARDPLPGRSDVLVVVVSMLSTAPQPIRNIVFQSAVPKVMKVKLQPPSGTELPAFNPIVHPSAITQVLLLANPQKEKVRLRYKLLFTMGDQTYNEMGDVDQFPPPETWGSL; this comes from the exons ATGAAGAGCTGCGGCAGGAGGTTCCACGACGAGGTGGGCAAGTTCCGCTTTCTCAACGAGCTCATCAAGGTCGTCTCTCCCAAG TACCTGGGCTCTCGGACATCAGAGAAGGTGAAGAACAAGGTCTTGGAGCTCCTGTACAGCTGGACGGTCAGCCTGCCTGAGGAAGTGAAGATCGCAGAGGCCTACCAGATGCTCAAGAAGCAGG GGATTGTGAAGTCGGACCCCAAGCTTCCAGATGATGCCATCTTGCCCCTTCCTCCTCCACGGCCCAAGAATGTGATCTTTGAAGACGAGGAGAAATCCAAG ATGCTGGCCCGCCTGCTGAAGAGCTCCCACCCCGAGGACCTCCGAGCGGCCAACAAACTCATCAAGGAGATGGTGCAAGAG GACCAGAAGCGGATGGAGAAAATCTCGAAGAGGGTGAGTGCCATCGAGGAGGTGAACAACAATGTGAAGCTGCTGACAGAGATGGTGATGAGCTACAGCCAGGGCGGCGCTGCGGCCCACAGCAGCGAGGACCTCATGAAG GAACTGTACCAGCGCTGTGAGCGAATGCGGCCCACACTCTTTCGACTGGCCAGTGACACAGAGGACAATGACGAGGCCTTAG CGGAGATCCTACAGGCCAATGACAACCTCACTCAGGTGATCAACCTGTACAAGCAGCTGGTGCGGGGAGAGGAGGTGAATGGTGATGCCGCTGCTGGCTCCATCCCCG GGAGCACCTCGGCCCTGTTGGACCTCTCAGGCCTGGATCTCCCTCCTGCGGGCACCACCTACCCAGCCATGCCCACCTGCCCTGGTGACCAGGCCAGCCCTGAGCAACCCAGCACCTCCATATCCCTGCTTGATGATGAGCTCATGTCTCTGG GCCTAAGTGACCCCACACCCCCTTCAGGGCCAAGCTTGGATGGTGCTGGATGGAACAGCTTCCAG TCATCTGATGGCGCAGAAGCCCCAGCCTCTACTCCGGCCCCCAGCTTGGATAGTCGGCCCCCAACGCAGACGTCCCTGCCTGGGAGCAGTGGTCTGGATGACCTGGACCTGCTGGGAAAGACCCTCCTGCAGCAGTCACTGCCTCCGGAGTCCCAACAAGTGCGGTG ggagaagcagcagccagCCCCCCGGCTCACGCTCCGGGACCTGCAGAATAAAAGCAGCTGCAGCTCGCCCAGCTCCAGTGCCGGCGGCCTCCTCCACACTGTGTCCCCTGAGCCCCCGGGGCCTCCGCAGCAGCCCACGCAGACAGAGCTCTCGCTGGCCAACGTTACTGTGCCCCTGGAGTCCATCAAACCCA GCAGCATCTTGCCGGTAACTGTGTACGACCAGCATGGCTTCCGGGTCCTCTTCCACTTCGCCCGAGACCCACTTCCCGGGCGCTCGGacgtgctggtggtggtggtgtctaTGCTGAGTACCGCCCCCCAGCCCATCCGCAACATCGTTTTCCAGTCAGCTGTCCCCAAG GTCATGAAAGTAAAGCTGCAGCCACCGTCAGGCACTGAGCTGCCAGCATTCAACCCCATCGTCCACCCCTCAGCTATCACCCAAGTCCTGCTCCTCGCCAACCCCCAGAAG GAGAAGGTTCGTCTCCGCTACAAGCTCCTCTTCACCATGGGCGACCAGACCTACAACGAGATGGGGGATGTGGACCAGTTCCCCCCACCTGAGACCTGGGGGAGCCTCTAG